The window ACAGGGCGACGACGGTGACCTCGGCCGGGGTGCCGTCGGCGAGGGTGAGCCGGACCCGCTGGCCGAGCCGGTAGCCCAGCCCGTCCGCGGCCGCCGCCGTGCCGTCGGCCAGCGCGCCGAGATCGCCCGCGGTCACCGCGAGGTCCAGGGTGTCGGTCAGCCGCTCGGGCGTGACCGCCTGCACGCTGCGCCTGGTCAGGCCGTCGCGGACCTGGGTGTGCAGCACCCGGGTCACCGTCCGCACGCCGGGGACGGCGGCGACCGAGGCGGCGGCGGAGGCGGGGACGCGCGGCCCGACCACGAAGTCGGCGACGCTGCCGCGGTCGCGCTGCGCACCCGCAGCGCCGTCCACGGTGGTCTGGGTGAACAGGATGGTGCAGGCCATCGCGACCAGCAGGGTCAGCGGCGTGACCACCGAGGCCAGCCGGTGCGCGGCGGCCCGCAGGTTGTGGGCGGCGAGGTAGCCGCCGACCCGGGACGCCCGCAGCGGCAGGCCCAGCACCGCGACCCCGGCCCGGGCCACCAGCGGGCCGAGCAGGGACAGCGCCGTGCACCAGAGCAGGACGGCGACGAAGCAGGCCGGGGTGGAGGCCTGGTCCGAGTGCAGCACGGTGAGCACGGCGGTGAGCACGACGGAGCCCGCGGCCGCGACGACGCCGAGGACGATCCGCGCCCAGCCCGGCCGGGGCGGCTTGATCTCGGCCTCGCCGAGGGCCTCCACCGGCTTGATCGCGGTGGCCCGCCGGGCCGAGATCCGGGCGGCGCCCCAGCCGGCCAGCAGGGTGGCGCCGGCGGCGGCGATCGCGGGGAACGGGGAGAGCACCACGGGGAGGTTCGCGGGGATCACGTCCAGGGCGACGAACCGGTCCCGGAGCCAACTGCCCAGCGGCAGGCCGGCGGCGGCGCCCAGCACCCCGGCGGCCAGCCCCACCGCGAGCGCCTCGCCGCCGATCATCTTGCGGACCTGTCGCCCGGTCGCGGCGACGGCGCGCAGCACCGCGATCTCGCGCTGGCGCTGCTGGATCGAGAGGCCGAAGGTGCCGACCACGACCAGCAGGGCGACCAGCAGGGAGGTGCCGCCCAGCACACCGCCCATGCTGACCAGTCGGACCTGGGCGTTGGCGGCGTCGGGGAACTCCACCGGTCCGCGGTCGTCGCCGGTCCGGGCGAGGGCGACCGAGGCGACCTGCGTACCGGTGGTGGTGGCGGTCCCGGCTGGGGTGCTCCGGAGCAGGGCCGCGACGTCGGCGGCGGCCGACGGCGCCGCCGGGAACACGCCGATCGCACTGAACAGGCCGTCGTGGCCGGCCAGCTGCCGGGCCCGCTCGGGGGCGAAGAACACCCCGGCCTGGGCGTCGAAGACCTGGGCGGTGACGCCGACGACCCGCACGGTCAGCGTCTCCCCGGCGGTGCGGGCCCGCACGGTGGAGCCGACGGCGAGGTGGGTCCGGGCGGCCGTGCCGGCGTCCAGCACGACCTCGTCGGCGGCCGACGGCGCGGCCCCCGAGGCCAGGGTCAGGCCGGCCAGCGGCGCGGACTCCCAGCCGTGGCCCCAGGAGTTCGCCGTGGGGCCGCCGGGCAGCAGCACCGGGAACGTCACCTCGGTGCTGACGGACCGCACCGAGGGCAGCGCCGCGATCCGGTCGGCGAGCGCGGCGGGCACCCAGGCCCGGCCGGCGATCGGCTTGGCCTTCTCCTTGACCTTCCCCTTGCCCTTGTTCTGGACCTGGTGGACGTTCTGGTCCCCGGCGACCACGATCGGCGCGGCCGCGTAGCGCTCCGGCCGGACGCCGCCGAGCAGCCCGGTGGCCAGCAGCGTCCCGCAGCCGCAGACCAGCGCGGCGGCGCAGAACAGGGCGACGAAGGCCCCGGCGAATCCGGCCTTGCGGTGCCGGAGGGTGGCTACGGCGAAGCTGAACATCATCGGTTCCACGCTCCCAGGCGGATCATGCGGTCGGCGACCTTGGCGGCGGTCGGCGCGGACATCGTGTCGGCGACCCGGCCGTCGGCCAGGAAGAGCACCTCGTCGGCGTAGGAGGCGGCGACCGGGTCGTGGGTGACCATGACGATGGTCTGGCCGAGCTCCTCGACGGTCTGCCGGAGCAGGGTCAGGACTTCGCGGGCGGTCATGGTGTCCAGGGCGCCGGTGGGCTCGTCGGCGAAGAGCACCTCGGGGTCCGAGATCAGCGCCCGGGCGATGGCGACGCGCTGCTGCTGGCCGCCGGAGAGCTGGCCCGGGCGGTGTCCGGTCCGCTCCCGCAGCCCCACCCGCCCGACCAGCGCGGACAGCCTGGCGGCGTCGGCACGGCGGCCCGCCAGGCGCAGCGGCAGCGTGATGTTCTGCTCGACGGTCAGCGACGGGACGAGGTTGAACGACTGGAACACGAACCCCGCGCGCTCCCGGCGCAGTTCGGTCAGCTTGGTCTCGCTGAGCCGCGACAGGTCGGTGTCCCCCAGCCGGACCGTCCCGGAGCTCGGCCGGTCCAGCCCGGCCGCGCAGTGCAGGAAGGTGCTCTTGCCCGAACCGGAGGGCCCCATCACCGCGGTGAAGCCGCCCTTAGGCAGCCGCACCGTCACCTCGCGCAGCGCGGCGACCGCGCTCCGCCCCTTGCCGTACACCTTGCTCACAGCTTCCAACGTGATCGCTTCGCTCATGCCTCCAGCCTGCCGAGCCGCGAACTCCCGGCCCAGGGAACGGATCACGAGCGACCCGTGACATCGTCACGGGTAGGGTCGTCGCATGATCAGACTCCTGCTGGCGGAGGACCAGCACGTGGTGCGCGGCGCGCTGGTGGCACTGCTGGAGCTGGAGCCCGACCTGGAGGTCGTCGCCCAGGCCGGATCGGCCGACGACGTGGTGCCGCGCGCCCTCGTCGCCCTGCCCGACGTCGCGGTGCTCGACATCGAGATGCCCGGGCGCACCGACGGTCTCCAGGCAGCCGCGGCACTGAAGGAGAAGGTGCCGAACTGCCGTACCCTGATGCTCACTTCGAACGGCCGCCCCGGACTGCTCCGCCGCGCCCTGGACGCCAAGGTCGACGGCTTCCTGCTGAAGACCGCCCCGCCGGAGGAACTGGTGGCGGCGATCCGCCAGGTGGCCGGCGGCGGCCGGGTGCTCGACCGGGGGCTCGCCGTCGCGGCCTGGGACCTCGCGGACAACCCGCTGACACCGCGGGAGAACGACGTCCTGCGGGAGCTGGCCGAGGGCGCCGAGCCCCCGGAGATCGCGGCGCGCTTGCACCTGTCGACGGGGACGGTCCGCAATGTGCTGACCGCGGTGGTCGGCAAGCTCAACGCCCGCAACCGGACCGACGCGGTACGCATCGCGCGTGAGGCGGGCTGGCTGTAGCCGCCGCGCCCGCCCGCCCCCGGCGCTCCGGGCGTCAGCCCGCGGTGAACGCCCCACGCAGCAACGGCCTCAGCCCGCGGGCACCTCGGCGCGCAGCAGGTACCAGCCGTCGTCCGGACCGGCCGCCAGGGTGCCGCCGATCGCGGCGAGGCGGACGGTCAGCCCGCCGATCCCGGAGCCGGGCGCGCTGACGCCGTCCGGCGCCCCGTCGTTCTCCACCTCCAGCCGCACCGCGTCCCCGGTCACCGAGGTGGCGATGCGCGCGTGGCGGGCGGCGCTGTGCCGCAGGATGTTGGTGACCGCCTCCCGGAGGACCACGCTCAGCACGGCGCCGGCCGCCGGCGGCACCGGGACGTCGTCGACCTCCACCGTGATCGCCGCCGCCTCCAGCACCCCGGCGGCCGAGGCGAGTTCGGCCTCGAAGGACAACCGGGGGCTGTCGCTCACCACCGTCCGCAGTTCGGTCTCGCCGCGTTCGGCCAGCCGCACGATGTCCCGCAGCTCGGCCCG of the Kitasatospora sp. NBC_01246 genome contains:
- a CDS encoding ABC transporter ATP-binding protein, which codes for MSEAITLEAVSKVYGKGRSAVAALREVTVRLPKGGFTAVMGPSGSGKSTFLHCAAGLDRPSSGTVRLGDTDLSRLSETKLTELRRERAGFVFQSFNLVPSLTVEQNITLPLRLAGRRADAARLSALVGRVGLRERTGHRPGQLSGGQQQRVAIARALISDPEVLFADEPTGALDTMTAREVLTLLRQTVEELGQTIVMVTHDPVAASYADEVLFLADGRVADTMSAPTAAKVADRMIRLGAWNR
- a CDS encoding FtsX-like permease family protein, with protein sequence MMFSFAVATLRHRKAGFAGAFVALFCAAALVCGCGTLLATGLLGGVRPERYAAAPIVVAGDQNVHQVQNKGKGKVKEKAKPIAGRAWVPAALADRIAALPSVRSVSTEVTFPVLLPGGPTANSWGHGWESAPLAGLTLASGAAPSAADEVVLDAGTAARTHLAVGSTVRARTAGETLTVRVVGVTAQVFDAQAGVFFAPERARQLAGHDGLFSAIGVFPAAPSAAADVAALLRSTPAGTATTTGTQVASVALARTGDDRGPVEFPDAANAQVRLVSMGGVLGGTSLLVALLVVVGTFGLSIQQRQREIAVLRAVAATGRQVRKMIGGEALAVGLAAGVLGAAAGLPLGSWLRDRFVALDVIPANLPVVLSPFPAIAAAGATLLAGWGAARISARRATAIKPVEALGEAEIKPPRPGWARIVLGVVAAAGSVVLTAVLTVLHSDQASTPACFVAVLLWCTALSLLGPLVARAGVAVLGLPLRASRVGGYLAAHNLRAAAHRLASVVTPLTLLVAMACTILFTQTTVDGAAGAQRDRGSVADFVVGPRVPASAAASVAAVPGVRTVTRVLHTQVRDGLTRRSVQAVTPERLTDTLDLAVTAGDLGALADGTAAAADGLGYRLGQRVRLTLADGTPAEVTVVALYARGLGFGDLTLAHGPVAAHVDVPLDDNLLVRGEGVSREALASALRAEPGIGVLDRAAAQSAGNRVSAQIGYVTLGLIIAFVAIAVLNTLAMGITDRRQEFTALRLIGTTRRQVRRMLGWETAASVVIATVLGLGIAFAVLTTYARGITRGTAGVAVPVGQLVIVVAGAAALAAVGTWLPARVALRAGERAA
- a CDS encoding response regulator transcription factor, producing MIRLLLAEDQHVVRGALVALLELEPDLEVVAQAGSADDVVPRALVALPDVAVLDIEMPGRTDGLQAAAALKEKVPNCRTLMLTSNGRPGLLRRALDAKVDGFLLKTAPPEELVAAIRQVAGGGRVLDRGLAVAAWDLADNPLTPRENDVLRELAEGAEPPEIAARLHLSTGTVRNVLTAVVGKLNARNRTDAVRIAREAGWL